The following proteins are encoded in a genomic region of Populus nigra chromosome 16, ddPopNigr1.1, whole genome shotgun sequence:
- the LOC133675907 gene encoding glyceraldehyde-3-phosphate dehydrogenase 2, cytosolic-like, which produces MGKIKIGINGFGRIGRLVARVALQRDDVELVAVNDPFITTEYMTYMFKYDTVHGPWKHHELKVKDSKTLLFGERPVTVFGSRNPEEIPWGETGAEYIVESTGVFTDKEKAAAHLKGGAKKVIISAPSKDAPMFVMGVNEKSYTPDLNIVSNASCTTNCLAPLAKVIHDRFGIIEGLMTTVHSITATQKTVDGPSSKDWRGGRAASFNIIPSSTGAAKAVGKVLPALNGKLTGMAFRVPTVDVSVVDLTVRLEKSAKYDEIKAAIKEESEGKMKGILGYTDEDLVSTDFIGDCRSSIFDAKAGIALNDNYVKLVAWYDNEWGYSTRVVDLICYIASVSS; this is translated from the exons ATGG GAAAGATCAAGATTGGAATCAACG GATTTGGAAGAATCGGAAGGCTGGTAGCTAGAGTAGCTCTACAGAGAGATGATGTTGAACTTGTTGCTGTTAATGATCCTTTCATTACCACTGAATACATG aCGTACATGTTTAAGTATGATACAGTCCATGGTCCATGGAAACATCATGAGCTTAAGGTTAAGGATTCCAAGACACTTCTCTTTGGAGAGAGACCTGTTACTGTTTTTGGTTCCAG GAACCCAGAGGAGATCCCATGGGGTGAGACCGGAGCTGAGTATATTGTGGAGTCAACTGGAGTTTTCACTGACAAGGAAAAGGCTGCTGCTCACTTGAAG GGTGGAGCTAAGAAAGTCATCATCTCAGCCCCCAGCAAGGATGCTCCTATGTTTGTTATGGGAGTTAACGAGAAGAGTTACACTCCAGATCTTAACATTGTATCCAATGCTAGCTGCACCACCAACTGCCTTGCTCCCCTTGCTAAG GTCATTCATGACAGATTTGGCATTATCGAGGGACTTATGACCACTGTGCACTCTATCACTG CTACCCAGAAAACTGTTGATGGGCCCTCTTCAAAGGACTGGAGAGGTGGAAGAGCTGCTTCATTCAACATCATTCCTAGCAGCACTGGAGCTGCAAAG GCTGTTGGGAAGGTGCTACCTGCTCTGAATGGCAAGCTAACAGGAATGGCATTCCGTGTTCCTACCGTTGATGTCTCTGTTGTGGACCTGACAGTAAGACTTGAGAAGTCAGCTaaatatgatgaaattaaagCCGCTATCAA ggAAGAGTCTGAGGGAAAGATGAAGGGAATCTTAGGCTACACCGATGAAGATTTGGTTTCAACTGACTTCATTGGTGACTGTAG GTCAAGTATCTTCGATGCCAAAGCTGGAATTGCTTTGAATGACAACTATGTGAAGCTCGTTGCATGGTATGACAATGAGTGGGGCTACAG CACTCGTGTGGTCGACTTGATTTGCTACATTGCATCTGTTTCTTCCTAA